One Candidatus Stygibacter australis genomic window, ACTGTGATCTCTACTCTTTGAGCTTCTTCAAGGTTGTATTTAACTGTCAATTCAGGATTAAAAGGATTTGGATACACATTCATATTCACTATTTCGCTGATTTCATCTGAGCTGGCAATTGATGCTGCTATCTGATCTCGAGCCAGGTAAAACGTATCTTCATTATAATCTCTGCCATGCAGAAACAGCTGGACTTCTCTTTGTCCATATACTTTCAGATAGATATCTTCCAGATTAAAATAATCCACATCATAGCCATATTCATAGGTGCTTTCACCAATATCATCAAAATCCCAGTACTCATCTGTAGCATAAAACATGAAATCAAGATCATAACCCTGCCAGTCTGCTGACCATAATATCCTATCTGCTGTTTCAAAATTAAACCCATTAAAATCGGCTTCCAGGAGGTCAGAAAGAGGATAAAGATAACTATTTTCCAGTTCGAATATCTCTTCATCATCCTGGAAATATAGAGTATTATCAAGCAGTCTCAGAGATTTGATGTTTCCAGTAAATTCTTCCAAGGAGAATGATTCCGTTGTCATGCCAAAAGAATTAGTATCCCAGTGATCGATCCTGTATTCATTAAGACAATTATATACAAAGGCAATAATTCCATCTTCTTCTACAGCTTGCAGATTTTTATTAATATTCAAGTCATTATTATCTATCAATTGATCATATCTCTGCACAAAGCTGTCTCCACCATTAGCTGAATGGAGAATTGTAACTCTATATTCAGGATCATGTACTAAGGTATGAAGCTCTGGAGGAAGTTCATTCTGATACTCTAATCTATCATCATAATGCAGATTAAGTTCATATCCGCAAGGTTCATGCTCTCCACCATACCAGCCATCAAAAGGATTCCAGCAGTTGCTGCTATGATGAGCATCAGGATCATCACCACTGCAGTAAACCTTATGAAAACCTCTTTCTATCAAGGCACCATAAAGCTCAATTGTACCGCGGTCAAACACGATATCTGTACTGCTTTCTGGATATACTGGATTATACCAGGGATAATCTGCACCATAAGGCGTAATAATACCATTACCATAAGCCTCATTTTCATAAGGATATCCGCAGCAGGGATAACCCGCTGGCATATCATTGCTGTGCATCACAAATCCTTGATCACCGGAATAATATACCGCATTACTATACACAAATTTATTCAGATCAGGATAGGGAAAAAGTTCCCTGTAACCATTTCGCTCTATCTCATAAGCTGGGGTGCTCCCATGTGGATGCAAATATTCCACCTGCAGATTACCGGCAGTTGGTTCTATAACGTAATTATCATCTACTTCACCCAGGGCTGCTAATACACCATAAATATAAACTCCATCACAGTTATCGCTTTTTATCATTTCAATATCCGGATCATAATTTTTATATTTTACAACTATGCTCTTTTCAGATACAAGACCCAGATAGTCAAATCCGGTTTGCGGTTCATTTCCCGGTGTTACACTACTATAAGTTAAATCGCTGGTTACATAAATCGAGTCTGTGCAGCCAATGGTCATTGGTCCGGACACATCTCCTTCAATCCACATTGGGCAATAAGATACCATTGATTGATTTTGAAGAGGAAAAGTAAATGTACCATCATCCCAATCATATTCCTTAACCTCTACTTCATTCGTCCAGATGGAATCTCCTATTGCCAGATCATTATGCTCTGCATCAGGAAAACTATTATACACCGTGATCGTATCAAGATGTGTTTCTATATCTGCATAACGGCAAGTTGCCGTAGTTCCTTGTATTTTAACATATATCAGGTCCCTATCGATGCTGCTATCCAAAATATAACCATTCCAGCTTAAGACAACTTCTTCTGGCAATTCATAATCTGATGAGCTTTCTTCAATGTAGCCACCTCTGAATATAACATCCATGGGAGCGGAAAATTGCGCTGGAGCTCCAGTACTAACATCCATTATTCGCTGCTCGGTCACTACTAAGTCATTAAAGGTGGGCCAGCCATTATTATTACCCTGACCGGTTTGATGGATATAGATATAATCTTTACTGTAAACCTGGCCACTGAATATATCCTGACCATTAAATTCATTTCCACTGGCGTATTCATAATATAGAGAATTTATACCTGTACTGGTAGAAAGATCTCCCCGTAAAAGTATCAGCACCAGCTCATCTTCACTGAGCTTAAGACTCATTTCTGCTATATTGCTGTATTGACTGCTGAATTCTGATTCCTGGTAATTATTCATCAGGTTATTAGAGTGCATCTTAAATACCCGCACATCCTCAATATTACTATAGGTTTTCTGATAAAAAATAGTGACTTCTTCATCCTGCACAGCAAAAGTGCAATCCAATTCTGACCTCACCCCTGTGGCAATATTCATACTGCAAAGCGTCATCACCTCAAAACTGCCGTCTTCCTGCTCTCTTGCCAGTTTCAGATAAGTAGTCATTGGATGGATAGCTACATCATAATACAATATCCAGAGTTTACCATCAATTATCTGCACATTCTTCTCATAATTGATCAATAACTCACCATTGAGATCATTATCAATCTCAACCGGTTCGCTGAATGATAATAATTCTATCGTAAATACCAGAATCACTATCAGCATAATAGTTTTCCTCATATTTGCCCCCTTTTAAAATTCTCGATTTACTCAAACCATTTTCTTCAACTAAGTTATATGTGCACCGCTGGCGTACTCGCAAGTGGGACGCAGATAGCGACCTTTCATTTCCGAATAATGCAGTACCAGTTAAGTTTTCGACTCACGATTAACGACTGACGATTTCCGACTCACTATTTCAATAACAACATTCTTTTACTGATTTCCTCTCCACCATAGCGTAATCGATATAAATATATCCCAGAAGCAGCATCATAACCTTCCTCTGATCGGCCGTCCCAGCACACTTCATAAGATCCTGCCTGTTTATATTCCTGCACCAGATTACGCACCATTTGTCCCTTGACATTATAAACTTCC contains:
- a CDS encoding T9SS type A sorting domain-containing protein; amino-acid sequence: MRKTIMLIVILVFTIELLSFSEPVEIDNDLNGELLINYEKNVQIIDGKLWILYYDVAIHPMTTYLKLAREQEDGSFEVMTLCSMNIATGVRSELDCTFAVQDEEVTIFYQKTYSNIEDVRVFKMHSNNLMNNYQESEFSSQYSNIAEMSLKLSEDELVLILLRGDLSTSTGINSLYYEYASGNEFNGQDIFSGQVYSKDYIYIHQTGQGNNNGWPTFNDLVVTEQRIMDVSTGAPAQFSAPMDVIFRGGYIEESSSDYELPEEVVLSWNGYILDSSIDRDLIYVKIQGTTATCRYADIETHLDTITVYNSFPDAEHNDLAIGDSIWTNEVEVKEYDWDDGTFTFPLQNQSMVSYCPMWIEGDVSGPMTIGCTDSIYVTSDLTYSSVTPGNEPQTGFDYLGLVSEKSIVVKYKNYDPDIEMIKSDNCDGVYIYGVLAALGEVDDNYVIEPTAGNLQVEYLHPHGSTPAYEIERNGYRELFPYPDLNKFVYSNAVYYSGDQGFVMHSNDMPAGYPCCGYPYENEAYGNGIITPYGADYPWYNPVYPESSTDIVFDRGTIELYGALIERGFHKVYCSGDDPDAHHSSNCWNPFDGWYGGEHEPCGYELNLHYDDRLEYQNELPPELHTLVHDPEYRVTILHSANGGDSFVQRYDQLIDNNDLNINKNLQAVEEDGIIAFVYNCLNEYRIDHWDTNSFGMTTESFSLEEFTGNIKSLRLLDNTLYFQDDEEIFELENSYLYPLSDLLEADFNGFNFETADRILWSADWQGYDLDFMFYATDEYWDFDDIGESTYEYGYDVDYFNLEDIYLKVYGQREVQLFLHGRDYNEDTFYLARDQIAASIASSDEISEIVNMNVYPNPFNPELTVKYNLEEAQRVEITVYNLKGEKVKTLLEEQAVAGAGEKVWDGRNAQGSACGSGVYFVQMKTGNERILKKALLLK